A single window of Magnetococcus marinus MC-1 DNA harbors:
- a CDS encoding TIGR03943 family putative permease subunit, whose translation MRRVVMAWLNWAPVFQMVGWLMFMGWISFGGYDAAYLADLQSSLLRWGWWLLLLMVITQIVQTLRGGGQAATCQAHDHEHVHDHEAPPQPLKLMAVTAVHFIPWLLFWITGVTSLTMQQDQSLRLSSIRLQQAGEPTAPPFDAAALQSGQRVEVNLIDIYSHDALKSGAKVRVVGRLMRLTPQQVQSYKPGHTTEMALLYRHAIACCAADASPIGLLLSDPGQLLSKVATDAWLVVEGTTSNEIEGEKILGLAVEAVQTIAAPRQPYLFWLSNL comes from the coding sequence AAATGGTGGGCTGGCTAATGTTTATGGGCTGGATCAGCTTTGGGGGTTATGATGCCGCTTATCTGGCCGACCTCCAGAGCAGCTTGCTCCGCTGGGGCTGGTGGCTGTTGTTGCTGATGGTGATCACTCAGATTGTGCAAACCCTGCGCGGTGGCGGTCAAGCGGCCACCTGTCAGGCCCACGACCATGAGCATGTACACGATCATGAAGCCCCCCCCCAACCCTTAAAACTGATGGCCGTTACGGCGGTCCACTTTATCCCCTGGTTGCTATTTTGGATAACCGGCGTCACCAGTCTGACCATGCAACAGGATCAGAGCTTGCGTCTCTCCTCCATACGGTTGCAGCAAGCGGGCGAGCCAACGGCCCCACCCTTTGATGCAGCCGCCTTACAGTCGGGTCAGCGGGTCGAGGTCAACTTGATTGATATTTATAGCCACGATGCCCTTAAATCTGGGGCCAAGGTGCGGGTGGTGGGGCGTCTGATGCGCCTAACACCCCAACAAGTGCAGAGCTATAAGCCGGGCCATACCACAGAGATGGCGCTGCTCTACCGCCATGCCATCGCCTGTTGCGCCGCCGACGCCTCACCCATTGGACTCTTATTGAGCGACCCCGGGCAGTTGCTCTCCAAGGTAGCCACAGATGCGTGGTTGGTGGTCGAAGGTACCACCAGCAATGAAATTGAGGGCGAAAAAATTTTGGGCCTGGCGGTGGAAGCCGTACAAACCATAGCCGCCCCCAGACAGCCCTACCTCTTTTGGTTAAGTAACCTCTAA